CGGAGATCGAGAAACCCGGCCGCAGGACGGTCTGGCTGTTGCCGCTGGTGTTCGTCATCCGCATCTCCTGACCGAACAGGAAGGTGCTGGAGGTGTTCTGCCCATTGGTCTCGACGATGGAGATGCCGCCCAGGATACCGACGGTGGCGCTTGGCGTGCGCACCTCGGTTTCATGCCCCTTGCTGTTCAGCCCGCCCACGACCCGGACGCTGCCGGTGTTCAGCGTCATGGCGATCTTGCCCGACCGGCTCGCCTCGTCATGGTTGAAGACGTCGATCGACAGGCTGGAATCGGGGCCCAGGGTGATCGAGGATTGGTCGAGGAACAGGATGTGGATGATGCCGTCCGGCCCCGTCCGCAGCTCCTCCCCGGCTCGCACGGCGTCGCCGAGGGCCACGGCCGTCGCGCTGCCCGCGATGCTGCGGGTCGACGCGACCGCACCCGTCACGACGCCGGCCCTGGAGCTATCCGCCGCAGCCGTCGAGGTGGCGACCGTCGTCAGCGCAGCCACCGCAAACAACCAATCTTTCGAATCTGCCGGTGCCATCGTTCTCTCGTTCCATCCGATCCGGTATGAGGGAGCCCGGTCGCTTGTCCGCGGTTAAAAGTTCCAGACGACGCTGGTCTGTCCGATCAGATTTCCATAGGAGTAGTTGGGCAGATTGGAATCCGACGTCGCGTATTCGACCGCCAGCACGAGCGAGATGGAGTCGACGACGGGAACCACCTGCTTTGCTCCGACGCGCCATTCCACATCCCGGCGGGTGACCGAGGGATCCACCAAGGGGTCGGAGCCGTCATACTGGCGCAGGGTCGGTCCGGCATAGAGGCTGCTGCCCCACAGCCGCCCCTCTCCACCGAAGGGGCTGGAGTAATTCACGCTGTAGGTCGCCCGCGCCTCGACGCTCCGGTAGGCGAAGTAGCGGCGGCTGGCATTGTGGTCGCGCAGCACGACGTCCAGTCCCACCGTCTGCAGGGGCGCCACCTCCTGCGTGCCGCGCAGTTGCAGGAACTGCTCGTAACCGCTCTGGGCGCCGGATTCGAAGATGTCGGCCCGGTCGGCGAAGGCCGTCCGGCGGATGTCATAGGTCGCCCCCACCAGCGTTGCGCCGCCGTTGAGGCGGTAGTCGACGTCGAGGCCGACACCGGCGGACGCCATGTACTGATGGCCGTCCAGCAGCAGTTCGCTTCCGGCCAGATAGGGCCGAACCGTCAGATCGGGGGCATCGGACGGCGCCGGCTTGAAACGGACGCCGGTCGTCGCGCCCAGTGCCACCAGATCCCGGGGATCGTACTTGGTCGTCCGGGTGTTGTAATCGGCCGCATTCCGGTAGCGGTTGGCGAACAGGTTCGCCGTGGTCACCAGGGTAGCGCTGTCCTGCGTACCGAAATCCCATTCGTGGGCGGCGTTGGCGCTGAGGAAGGCGTCCATTCCCCCCTTGCGCCGCAACTCATCCCCCCTGGTGTAAGGCGCGCCGCCGAACATCAGCCTGTCCGACCGGGCGGCGGCGGTGGGGTTGGTTTGTCCCCGCAAGCCCACGGACAGGCTGCCGACCAGGAAGCCCCCCGGCGCGGTGCGCCGCGCGATGTCCTGCACGAGGCTTTCCGCGACCTTGCGAACCTCGTTCGACAGGCGCGGATCGGCGAGTGCGGCGCGCAGGTAGCCTTCCGCCATACCGTAGGATTCGACCCGGTAGTAAAGGACGCCCAACTCCACCCGGATCGACGGATCGGCTGCGGGATCGAGAAGCAGCCGCTCCAGCGCCGCGATACCGCCTTCGTAGTTTCCGGCCGCGACCAGCAGGCGCGCATAGGTCTGCCCGGCCTGGAGATTGCCCGGACTGCGCAGAACCTCGCGGAAGGCCTCGTTCACCTGGGCGTCGGTGTTGGGGGTCGGAACCTGCTGGGCGAGTGCGGTCGCGCCGAGCGCGGAGACCCCACCCAGGACCATCGTCGCCATAAGGCCCACACGCAGCATCTTGCCCATTCCCCGCCCGAAACCCCCGTCATGCCCCCTGGCCGAACCAAATCGACAAGAGAGATCTAATTCCGCCTCACTCTGTCCACATTCAGTATTCTGGAGAGGGAAAGTCAATGATAAATTCAAAGGTAGAAATTGATTTCCGAAGCGAGGATGACTTACATGGTCGCCAGGCGATTCGATGAGAGAAAATTTAATCTTCGCCACTCGTTGCGGTTTCATAGCTGACAGACGACACCTCGGGACAATTCTCAAGTTGCACCGGATTGAAACGAATTGTGACTTCGAGTGAATCCGATTGCTCACGTGAGAATCTACAGGTCGGACGTGGAGAGACCATGCTTCTTGAGAAATATGGAGAGATTGCTTCGGTTGTCCGTGACGGAAGCTGGGGGGACCTCAAGAAGTTTCTGAATGACCGCATGGATTCTCATGCAACCATTCTGGTCGTTCTCGCGGCAGACACCTGTCGGGTTCTTCCCGACCTGGGTATCGAGGAGCTTCTTCCGGATTACCATCTTCGGAGAGTCTTGAGCTCGACGCCGGCGGCCCGAGACCGCCTGCTGGCATTGGCGCGTGAAGCGTCGGGTCTCGGCCGGTCCGGTTTCGCGGCGAACCTCCATCGGGCGGCGCTGGCACTCGACGGCCGTTGCCTGGAGGCCCGTCTCGCCCTCGTCTGGGACGCCTGCGGCCGTTCGGATTGGGAGACGGCCATCTACCATGCGGAATGCGCGTGCCGCGACACCCCGAGTCGGCGGAGGCGCCGGCGACGCTGGGCTGGGTGCAATGGGAGGCCGGACGACCGGACGAGGCGGCGGCAACGCTGGAGACGGCGCTGGAAAGCCACCCCGATCATGCGACGCTCCATTGGTACCTCGGCCATATGCGCAGCCGGGCCGGCCGGCATGCCGAAGCGGAACTGCTGCTCCGGCGTGCGCTGGAGCTCGCGCCGGATCTCGACGAGGCCATGGTGACGCTGGCCTGGGTGCTGGCCGATTCGGGCCGGCTGGACGAGGCGCTGGAGATGTCCCACGCCGCCGCCGAACGCGGGCGCCTTCCCCACCGGCTCGCACAGCTCGGCCATCTCCTGACGGAAAAGGGCGAAATCGAACCGGGCCTGACTCTTCTGAGGCATGCCTTCGCCACCGCCCCCGACGACAGGAACACGCGGCGGCGGCTCGCCACCGCGCTGTTCCGCAATGGGCGCGCCGACCAGGCCTGGCCGCTCATCAAGCAGGGCTTGGCGCTGGCTCCCGACGACCGGACGTTGCATCTGGCGCATGCTGCGATGCTGCGTGAAATCGGATCGACGACGCAGGCCCGCCTCGCCACGGCTTCGATCGTCGAGCGCTGGCCCGGCTGGGCCGAGGGATGGCTCCTGCTGGGCCAGATCGACCGCGACCGGGGCCTGATGGAGGAGGCTCTCCACGCTTTCACCCGCGCCCAGGACCTCGACCCCTCGCTCATCCCGGCCGTGGTTGCCCGGGCGCAGGTGCTGCTGCATTTCGGACGGGCGGTCGACGCGGCGTGGCTGATGGAATGCGTGCTGGACCAGGCACCCGGCCATTCCGCCGCCCGCCGCCAGTACGCCTGGGCGCTGATCGGACAGCGCAGGAGCCGCGAGGCGCGGTCTCATCTGCACGCTCTGCTGCGGCATGCCCGCCACAATGTGGAGCTGTGGATTCCGCTGTCCGTCGCACTTCATCAGATGGGCCGGCTCGGCGCCGCCCGGCTGGCGGCCCGGCGGGCCCGGCGCCTCGCACCCGCCCACGGCGACCTGCTGCGCCACGCCGCCACGCTGACGCTCGAAGCCGGCGACCTGACCGAGGCCCGGGAGCTGTGCGGCGCCCTGCTGCACCTTGCGCCCGAGCACGGCCCGGTCCGGATCATGGCGAGCTTCATCCAGCAGGCCCTGGGCGATCTGGAGGAGGCGGAGCGGCATGCCGAGAAGGCGGTCCTGCTGACCCCCACGGACGCCGAGGCCTGGCGTTGCCTCGGCCAACTGCGGCACTGCCAGAACCGGCTGGCCGATGCGGAGGAAGCCCTCCACCACGCCCATCGCCTCGCTCCGGCCCGAAGCGATGTGCTTGGCCAGCTCGCCTGGGTGCTGGCCGCCGACGACCGGCTGCCCGAGGCGCGGATGGCCACGATGAAGGCCTGTGAACTGGCGCCCGACCTGCCGGAGCGCTGGCTGGAGCACGCCGACATCCTCGGTCTGGCGGGCCGCCACGCCGAGGCCCTGCGCATCCTCGACACCACTCCGGCGCTCGTCCCGCTGCCGCCCTCGGCCCAGGCGCTGGCGGCTCGGCTGCTGTTCGCCCGGGGATTGCGGGAGCCGGCATCCGGATCCTGCTGGGAAGCCGCCGCCCGGCATGTGGCGGCCCTCCTGTACCGCGACCGCGGGCATCACGAGGCGGCGCTGGTCGCAGTGCGCCTTCACGCCGCCGGCCATGCCGCGACCGGCGATCTGCTGCGGCTGATCCCGGCCGGGAATCGCCGGCGCGTCTATCTGGAGGTGCTGGAATGGCTGAGCGCGTTCGGCAATGCCGAGGAGGTGGCGCGGGTGACGGCGGCGGCGCGCGCCGCCTTCCCCCAGGACACCGAGATCGCGATCGCCTGCCTCTATCTGCGGGCGATGGCCGGCGCGGATGACGCGGAGGAAAGCGCCTGGGAGCTGCGGCAATGGGGCCTCGACCACGGCGCCGTCCACGGCCGCAACGCCTGCCGCCCCATGCCCGCTTCCACGCCCGGACGCCGCCTGCGGGTCGCCTATCTCGCCTCCCATTATCACCACGCGCTTCTCAACGGGATCCTGGCCGCGCACGATCCCGAGACGGTCGCGCTGCACCTCTATACCGACGATGCGCCGGGGCTTCCGGCCGACCTGCGGCAGCGCATCGCCCTGCACCCGCTGTCGGGCACCGACCTCGCGGCATCTTGCGCCGCCAACGGTATCGAGGTGGTGGTGGACACGGTGGGGCTCCACGCCTTCCACGGACAGGCGCCGGTCCTGCGTGCGCTGCGCCGGCGGATCGCACCGCTGCAATGCGGCTGGTTCGGCGGATGGGGAACAGGCGCCGGGCT
Above is a genomic segment from Azospirillum thermophilum containing:
- a CDS encoding FecR family protein; its protein translation is MAPADSKDWLFAVAALTTVATSTAAADSSRAGVVTGAVASTRSIAGSATAVALGDAVRAGEELRTGPDGIIHILFLDQSSITLGPDSSLSIDVFNHDEASRSGKIAMTLNTGSVRVVGGLNSKGHETEVRTPSATVGILGGISIVETNGQNTSSTFLFGQEMRMTNTSGNSQTVLRPGFSISGSIDRISSAERRSPQQLSSLASRFEAGPPPGAPAGTPEPSVAGSQPGPGAAPLVSTSDRPTGTDNPGSTLAEDRLGNPASSLVGAAMSNNRPDVINSSDTPPPVNNVRTVPPTVTS
- a CDS encoding tetratricopeptide repeat protein; translated protein: MGKMLRVGLMATMVLGGVSALGATALAQQVPTPNTDAQVNEAFREVLRSPGNLQAGQTYARLLVAAGNYEGGIAALERLLLDPAADPSIRVELGVLYYRVESYGMAEGYLRAALADPRLSNEVRKVAESLVQDIARRTAPGGFLVGSLSVGLRGQTNPTAAARSDRLMFGGAPYTRGDELRRKGGMDAFLSANAAHEWDFGTQDSATLVTTANLFANRYRNAADYNTRTTKYDPRDLVALGATTGVRFKPAPSDAPDLTVRPYLAGSELLLDGHQYMASAGVGLDVDYRLNGGATLVGATYDIRRTAFADRADIFESGAQSGYEQFLQLRGTQEVAPLQTVGLDVVLRDHNASRRYFAYRSVEARATYSVNYSSPFGGEGRLWGSSLYAGPTLRQYDGSDPLVDPSVTRRDVEWRVGAKQVVPVVDSISLVLAVEYATSDSNLPNYSYGNLIGQTSVVWNF
- a CDS encoding tetratricopeptide repeat protein, which gives rise to MPRHPESAEAPATLGWVQWEAGRPDEAAATLETALESHPDHATLHWYLGHMRSRAGRHAEAELLLRRALELAPDLDEAMVTLAWVLADSGRLDEALEMSHAAAERGRLPHRLAQLGHLLTEKGEIEPGLTLLRHAFATAPDDRNTRRRLATALFRNGRADQAWPLIKQGLALAPDDRTLHLAHAAMLREIGSTTQARLATASIVERWPGWAEGWLLLGQIDRDRGLMEEALHAFTRAQDLDPSLIPAVVARAQVLLHFGRAVDAAWLMECVLDQAPGHSAARRQYAWALIGQRRSREARSHLHALLRHARHNVELWIPLSVALHQMGRLGAARLAARRARRLAPAHGDLLRHAATLTLEAGDLTEARELCGALLHLAPEHGPVRIMASFIQQALGDLEEAERHAEKAVLLTPTDAEAWRCLGQLRHCQNRLADAEEALHHAHRLAPARSDVLGQLAWVLAADDRLPEARMATMKACELAPDLPERWLEHADILGLAGRHAEALRILDTTPALVPLPPSAQALAARLLFARGLREPASGSCWEAAARHVAALLYRDRGHHEAALVAVRLHAAGHAATGDLLRLIPAGNRRRVYLEVLEWLSAFGNAEEVARVTAAARAAFPQDTEIAIACLYLRAMAGADDAEESAWELRQWGLDHGAVHGRNACRPMPASTPGRRLRVAYLASHYHHALLNGILAAHDPETVALHLYTDDAPGLPADLRQRIALHPLSGTDLAASCAANGIEVVVDTVGLHAFHGQAPVLRALRRRIAPLQCGWFGGWGTGAGLYDLLIADATAIPDSSRDLYGEAVLRLEGGQWSWTPPASAPAVGPLPAAGRGGVTFGCAVRGFRLNRRCLERWADLLAAVPGSRLVLLGRHGRDWEFRPRFAALLAERGLDPERVGYHLHRPYGDHLRIFRQIDIALDSFPANGGLCLPDALWMGVPVVTLAGGGENRGGLAERQGASILESAGCSGWIARDPDQYVRIATDLAADLDGLAEIRRTLRDRLRASPLLDPHRIASQLEAAWTRMRDGMREVAAAGDLKSRCRAIARRDVADWLACGRKLSMPGPATPDVPPDISVVLVLHNQAGLSLQTLTALADQRGITFETIIVDNASQDETADLLSRIHGATILRNEDNAGFLLAANQGAARARGRHLLFLNNDALPHRDALATALRRLDGDPAIGVVGGRILHVDGALQEAGCIAFSDGSTAGYGRGETPDRPEFRFVRDADFVSGAFLLIPRPLWLALDGFDTGLAPAYYEDADLCFRVRRAGFRVVYDPAVLLTHVEGGSAIGADAAAGMMRTNRRPFLVRHADELRRRPAPAASHPLRDRWASVPAPRVLVLDNMVPHQTSGAGNPRARLLLQSLHGCHVTFFPLWGGDESWDEVYATLPDNVEVMLGEHAGTLESFLERRRDLYDILLVSRPPNMALVADIMRRRSGLFAGMRLVYDAEALFALRDIGAAAVGAGRCPAPRRSGCSRRNWTSPPRPTAFWRFRNAKPASSPGAGRGPSMS